The genomic stretch TAAGAACACAAAATCAAGATTTAAAGAGCAAAGTTCAAGAATTAGAAAACTTAATTCAAGAACAAAAAAACCAGATTAAAGTTCAAGTAATAAAGAATCAAGATTCTCAGAAAAATTCTGCTCAATACCAGAGTAAAATAGAACAATTAGAGACAAAAATTAATGAAAACGAAATAAGAATTGAAGAAAAAAATGATCAATATCAAAAACAAAAATCAGTAATAGAAAACTTGACTAAAGAATTAAAAAAAACCCAGCAATTAGCGGCTAGTTTAGAAAGAGATTGTTCTTTACTTCAAGATAGTTATAATGAAGCTCAATATCAGTTAAAACAAAAAGAAAAAGAAAATAAAGAGTTATATACTAGATTGCAAAGACAACAGCGATATAATGCTCAATATAAAACTGCGTTGGATCAATATTTAACTAACTCTTCTACTCCTCCAGATGTTAATAGTTTAAGAATAAAATCTTGGTCAGAAAACAATTCAATTTCAAAAAATGACAATATTAATAGTAATTTAGAAAACAATAATTCTACCCCTGAAAATATACCTTTGTTAGAAAAAATTGATATGGAAATTGCTCAAATTGATCGTAATTTAGAAGATAACTCTAACAATATATTGTCAGAATCAATTGATGAACCTTTAAAATCTCAAAATAACTCTAATAATCCTATTTTACCGCCACTAAATCAGGGAAATATGTCTTCCAATCAAGAAATAAAAAATTCACAAAATAAACAAAAAAAATCTAAAGATAAATTATTTTTAAAACTTCCTAAGTTTGGTAAATAAAATTTTAATCGCCTGTTTATCGAGTCTAAATTATAATTGTGGGAAAACTTTGTTCTATTAGTAATTGTCAATGATTTGTCAACTTCTAAATAATACCTAATCATTCTAAAAAGTATGGTTTTTCCCAAATAATTAATTTTGATTTTGTCAAAATCTCACAACTAATAAAGGATTACTATAGTAATTTTGTTTCTCAAAAAAAATTGAACAAAAGGGAATTTATCAGGTAGAATCAAAACGAAAATGTAACATTATATTAAAAAATTTAGATTAGGAGGATTAAGATTATAAATACTTCAACTCAGGATTCGATCGAAAATGAAATTTCTATTAATTCTATTTCTGAACCTGCTTTAGAAATTATTGGTAGAAATCCTCTCAAGGGTGAGGTAAAAATAAGTGGGGCGAAAAATTCTGCTTTGGCAATTATGGCGGGTACCCTTCTCTGTGCTGATGATTGTCGTTTGAATAATGTACCCTGTCTTGCTGATATTAATACTATGGGGTTAGTTTTGGCTTCTTTAGGGGTTAAAATACACAAAAATGGTAGTACATGGGAATTTAATAGTAAGGATTTAAAAGCAGTTAAAGCACCCTATGATTTAGTTTCTCAACTTCGAGCTAGTTTCTTTGTCATTGGGCCTATTTTAACCCGTTTAGGATTCGCTCAAGTACCTTTACCCGGTGGATGTGCGATCGGCTCTCGCCCTGTGGATCTCCATGTGCGTGGACTACAGGCGATGGGTGCTACAGTAATTATTGAGCATGGAGTCGTTAATGCTTCCGTCAATAAACGTTTGAAAGGGGCAAAAATCTTCCTTGACTATCCCAGTGTAGGTGCCACAGAAACAATTATGATGGCGGCAACCCTAGCCCAAGGGCAAACTATTATCGAAAATGCAGCCAGAGAGCCTGAAATCGTTGATTTGGCGAATTTCTGTAATAGCATGGGAGCTAAAATTACTGGTGCTGGTACAGATTCCATCGTGATTGAAGGAGTCAATCGATTACATACCACTGACTATGATATTATACCCGATCGTATTGAAGCGGGAACTTTTTTAGTAGCAGGGGCGATTACTAAATCAGAAATTCTGGTTACTTCCCTCAATTATGACCATTTAACGCCTATTATTGCCAAATTAGCAGAAATTGGTTGTCAAGTCGTAAGAGAAGATGAAATCACCTTGCGCACCATTCCGGGAGAGTTAAAAGCCAGTGACATTGAAACTTTACCTCATCCCGGTTTTCCTACAGATATGCAAGCACAATTTATGGCTTTATTAACCATTAGTGAGGGCAATAGTTTAGTTACCGAGACAGTCTTTGAAAACCGTTTGCGTCATGTTGCTGAGTTAAAGCGGATGGGTGCAAATATCAAAGTCAAAGGCAATTCCGCTCTTGTTTCTGGTGTCCCAATACTATCCGGTGCACCCGTAATGGCAACGGATTTAAGAGCTTCTGCCGCTCTTGTGTTAGCTGGTTTAGCCGCCGATGGTAAAACTATTGTACAAGGGTTACAGCATCTCGATCGAGGCTATGAAAACTTGGAGCAAAAATTCCAAAAATTAGGAGCAAAAATTAAACGAATTTACCACTCTAATAAATAACCTGAGTTCGAGAAAAATCTTTGATGTCGATAGGTTTTAGGCTTTAGGTGTGATAGTTTTAGGTTCATTTTGCCAAATGTTATTTAATTATTTAATT from Geminocystis sp. NIES-3709 encodes the following:
- the murA gene encoding UDP-N-acetylglucosamine 1-carboxyvinyltransferase codes for the protein MSINSISEPALEIIGRNPLKGEVKISGAKNSALAIMAGTLLCADDCRLNNVPCLADINTMGLVLASLGVKIHKNGSTWEFNSKDLKAVKAPYDLVSQLRASFFVIGPILTRLGFAQVPLPGGCAIGSRPVDLHVRGLQAMGATVIIEHGVVNASVNKRLKGAKIFLDYPSVGATETIMMAATLAQGQTIIENAAREPEIVDLANFCNSMGAKITGAGTDSIVIEGVNRLHTTDYDIIPDRIEAGTFLVAGAITKSEILVTSLNYDHLTPIIAKLAEIGCQVVREDEITLRTIPGELKASDIETLPHPGFPTDMQAQFMALLTISEGNSLVTETVFENRLRHVAELKRMGANIKVKGNSALVSGVPILSGAPVMATDLRASAALVLAGLAADGKTIVQGLQHLDRGYENLEQKFQKLGAKIKRIYHSNK